The Natator depressus isolate rNatDep1 chromosome 8, rNatDep2.hap1, whole genome shotgun sequence genome window below encodes:
- the LOC141992658 gene encoding uncharacterized protein LOC141992658 produces MATSMELHRCRPWMQMCCVSLTDLLCTGTHGKEALEEFHHDFNNFHPTINLSLHQSTQEIHFLDTTVLISDGHINATLYRKPTDRYSYLHASSFHPDHTIRSIVYSQALRYNRICSNPSDRDKHLQDLYQAFLQLQYPPAEVKKQTDSARRVPRSHLLQDRPKKENNRKPLAITFSPQLKPLQRIIKDLQPILKDDPSLSQILGDRPVLAYRQPPNLKQILTSNHTPHNRTYPCNKARCQLCPHIYSGDTIIGPNHISHTIRGSFTCTSTNVIYAIMCQQCPSAMYIGQTGQSLHKRINRHKSDVKNYNIHKPVGEHFDFSGHSITDLKVAILQQKDFKNRLQRETAELELICKLDTINLGTRLQPLLRQQRQSELPTFDDP; encoded by the exons ATGGCTacctcaatggagttacatcGTTGCAGACCCTGGATGCAGATGTGCTGTGTCAGT TTAACGGATTTACTGTGTACTGGGacacatggaaaagaagcccttgaggaattccaccatgatttcaacaatttccatcccaccatcaacctcagcctgcaccagtccacacaagagatccacttcctggacactacggtgctaataagtgatggtcacataaacgccaccctataccggaaacctactgaccgctattcctacctacatgcctccagctttcacccagaccacaccatacgatccatcgtctacagccaagctctacgatacaaccgcatttgctccaacccctcagacagagacaaacacttacaagatctctatcaagcattcttacaactacaatacccacctgctgaagtgaagaaacagactgacagcgccagaagagtacccagaagtcacctactacaggacaggcccaaaaaagaaaataacagaaagccactagccatcaccttcagcccccaactaaaacctctccaacgcatcatcaaggatctacaacctatcctgaaggacgacccatcactctcacagatcttgggagacaggccagtccttgcctacagacagccccccaacctgaagcaaatactcaccagcaaccacacaccacacaacagaacctatccttgcaacaaagcccgttgccaactgtgtccacatatctattcaggggacaccatcatagggcctaatcacatcagccacactatcagaggctcgttcacctgcacatctaccaatgtgatatatgccatcatgtgccagcaatgcccctctgccatgtacattggtcaaactggacagtctctacataaaagaataaatagacacaaatcagatgtcaagaattataacattcataaaccagtcggagaacacttcgatttctctggtcactcgattacagacctaaaggtcgcaatattacaacaaaaagacttcaaaaacagactccaaagagagactgctgaattggaattaatttgcaaactggatacaattaacttag GTACCCGGCTGCAGCCTCTATTGAGGCAACAGAGGCAGTCAGAGCTCCCAACATTTGATGATCCATAA